A window from Rhineura floridana isolate rRhiFlo1 chromosome 19, rRhiFlo1.hap2, whole genome shotgun sequence encodes these proteins:
- the LOC133373119 gene encoding acyl-CoA dehydrogenase family member 11-like, whose protein sequence is MWLLYKPSLSNSKVWYWALGKRGIAFSKERRQQAESMDQKCPSQQPRVLFGRKEIQVFCQEPPRIGNPYLEDAFLQGYLKAHLPSKVFAEVSVELERFGGRVKNEIDLLGRECELNPPQLKQFDAWGQRVDQIVTCPAWKRMKEISAEEGLIAEAYERRHSNWSRVHQIAKLYLYAPSAGFFTCSLAMTDGAAKVTESLGIPKPLEEAFIHLTSRDPLKFWTSGQWMTERKGGSDVAGGTETIALERPDGSYSLHGLKWFTSATDSDMTLTLARTVAANGQIEQGSKGLSLFYLEVRNKEGKLNGIEIQRLKEKLGTRQVPTAELLLDGARAFRISAEGQGVASIASMLTITRIHNAISAVASMRRVITMARDYATKRESFGKTLKDHPLHMQTLARMEVQTRGAFLLLMEMGRLLGLEETKNATQQEQHMLRLLTPVVKLYTGKQAVAVISEGLECFGGQGYMEDTGLAAASRDAQVLTIWEGTTNILSLDVLRALVKSQGKVLDAFFSTAQAKSKVALGFSELEPSVQRVENALHKLRQFTQKISSKEAVGMQLAARDFAYTLARIYGGVLLLEHAARPNASATDIYTAQRWCHQDLCPVDSEDKAGAYSTEAASMDTSLVYDRHPVLKGRL, encoded by the exons ATGTGGTTGCTTTATAAGCCGAGTCTGTCAAACAGCAAAGTTTGGTACTGGGCTTTGGGCAAGAGAGGAATCGCGTTTTCTAAAGAAAGGCGTCAGCAAGCGGAGTCCATGGATCAAAAATGCCCCTCGCAACAACCGAGGGTGCTTTTTGGCAGGAAAGAAATACAGGTCTTTTGCCAAGAACCGCCCCGGATTGGTAACCCTTACCTGGAAGATGCTTTCCTCCAGGGTTACCTGAAAGCACATCTGCCCTCCAAG GTGTTTGCTGAGGTAAGTGTGGAGCTTGAGCGGTTTGGGGGTCGTGTGAAGAATGAAATTGATCTCCTGGGGCGCGAGTGTGAGTTAAACCCTCCTCAGTTGAAGCAGTTTGATGCCTGGGGGCAGCGTGTGGACCAGATTGTCACCTGCCCAGCCTGGAAGAGGATGAAGGAGATCTCAGCTGAGGAAGGGCTAATTGCAGAGGCTTATGAGAGGAGACACTCAAATTGGag TCGAGTTCACCAGATTGCCAAACTGTATCTCTATGCACCTTCTGCCGGCTTCTTCACGTGTTCTCTCGCCATGACTGATGGTGCAGCAAAAGTAACAGAG TCCTTGGGTATCCCCAAGCCCCTGGAGGAAGCCTTTATTCATTTGACATCACGTGATCCCCTCAAATTTTGGACCTCTGGCCAGTGGATGACTGAACGCAAAGGGGGCTCAGATGTTG CTGGTGGCACAGAGACCATTGCCCTGGAACGCCCTGATGGTAGCTACAGTCTCCATGGCTTGAAATGGTTCACGTCAGCCACCGATTCGGATATGACATTGACACTGGCAAGGACTGTGGCTGCCAACGGGCAAATAGAGCAG GGCTCCAAAGGCCTGTCTCTGTTCTACCTGGAAGTACGCAATAAGGAGGGGAAGCTGAACGGAATCGAGATCCAACGGCTGAAAGAGAAGCTGGGCACAAGGCAGGTGCCGACTGCGGAGCTGCTCCTGGATGGAGCCAGGGCATTCCGG ATCTCTGCAGAGGGCCAGGGTGTGGCTTCCATTGCCAGCATGCTGACCATCACTAGGATCCATAATGCCATTTCTGCCGTTGCAAGCATGAGAAG AGTGATCACCATGGCAAGGGATTATGCCACCAAGAGGGAAAGCTTTGGGAAAACCCTGAAGGATCACCCGCTGCACATGCAGACCTTGGCTCGAATGGAG GTTCAAACCCGAGGAGCATTCCTGCTGCTGATGGAGATggggagactgcttgggctggAAGAAACCAAGAACGCCACACAGCAGGAACAGCACATGCTTAGGCTGCTGACACCCGTGGTGAAACTTTACACTGGGAAACAG GCTGTTGCTGTTATCTCCGAAGGGCTGGAGTGTTTCGGAGGGCAGGGCTACATGGAAGATACAGGCTTGGCAGCAGCTTCCCGGGATGCCCAG GTGCTAACAATCTGGGAGGGAACAACAAATATCCTCTCTCTGGATGTTCTGCGCGCCCTTGTCAAGAGCCAAGGAAAAGTGCTGGATGCGTTTTTCTCTACTGCCCAG GCCAAGTCGAAGGTGGCTCTTGGCTTCTCTGAACTAGAACCTTCTGTGCAAAGAGTTGAAAACGCTCTTCACAAACTCAGACAGTTCACTCAGAAAATAAGCTCAAAGGAGGCAGTCGGGATGCAGCTGGCTGCAAGAGACTTTGCCTACACTCTCGCACGGATCTATGGAG GAGTTCTCTTGCTGGAACATGCTGCCAGGCCTAACGCATCAGCCACGGACATCTATACTGCTCAGAG